The segment TTCCACTCAGTTAAGTGCAGTTCTTGCATCTAATCCCGATTTTATCTTGATTGGTGGTCCGACTGAATCCACGGCATTGGTAATTGAGCAGGCGAGAAACCTTGGTTATGAAGGTCCGCTAATGCTGGTAGACCAAGCTAAAATGGATCATGTTGAGCAGATTCTAGGCGGCACCGATTTGATGCATGGAGTAATGGGAGTACCGGCAACCAAGGACGCTGGTACAGCAGTGGCTGAAGAGTTCAAGAAAGCTTATGAAAGTAAATATGGTACTATTAATACTTGGGAATCTGTCTGGAATTACATGGCTATCCATGCTTTGGTTGCCGCTATGGAAGAAGCGGGCACAGTGGATGACCCAGTGGCGATAAGAGCAGCTTTCCCCAAAGTATTCCCGCTGAGTGGAGAAAAATACCCGGCTGAGATGTATGATATTGGCGAACGGGGCGCTATACACGGTCTAGGTGGTGTTCAAATTATTGATGACAACGGCAACTATACTACTCCCACAAACTATGTATGGTGGAGTGATTCTGAAGAGGTTCTAAATGATGTTAAGGAATTCTCGCAGTTAGATAATATTAAGATCACTGAAATTGAAGAATAAATAATATCGCCCCCACCTCCTGCGGGGTGGGGGTATTATTTTTACCCGAGTTAGAGAAATATGACTGCAAAGGGTGTGATCAACAGATGGAACTTTTTTTTCAACAAGTATTCAATGGTGTCATGCTTGGAAGTACTTATGCTATGGTTGCTTTAGGGCTGACTTTGGTCTTCGGAATATTGCATGTACCGAACTTTGCCCACGGTAATTTATACATGCTAGGGGCCTATGTTACTTTTTTTCTCATAACTTATGTTGGCTTTGGATTTTGGGTGGCACTATTATTTTCCATGATTTTATTAGGGTTAACCGGGATGTTAGTGGAGCGTTTGGTTTTTCGACCTTTGGAAAAACAGCCGGATATTAATATGTTTATTTCGGCTATTGGCTTATTACTTTTTCTAGAAAACTTCGTGATAGTTTTTTGGGGGGCTAGTGGCAAGCGTATTGAAAATCCCTATCCAGATGCGGTTCAATTTTTAGGTGTCACCACAAGCGAGCAGCGCCTGATTGTTATTTTGGCAGCCATAATATTTATTGTTTTGTTGCAGCTCTTCATTAAGAAGACCGTTCATGGCATTACCATTGAAGCGGTAGCTCAGGACCGAGAAGGAGCACAATTGATGGGAATAAATGTAAATTGGGTATCTTCTATGACATTTGGCATTTCATCGGCTTTGGCAGCTGCAGCTGCATCCCTGGTGGCACCGATTTTTATGATAACACCCACTATGGGCGCATTCTTAGTAATGAAGGCATTTGTTATTATTATTTTGGGCGGATTGGGTAGCATGAAGGGTGCTATTATGGGCGGGTATATTCTTGGACTCATTGAAGCTCTCGGCGGCGGTTATATATCCGCGGCTTATAAGGATGTTTTTGCTTTCGGCGCATTGGTATTAATCTTAGCAATTAAGCCAACAGGCTTGTTTGGAAAGGAGTC is part of the Metallumcola ferriviriculae genome and harbors:
- a CDS encoding branched-chain amino acid ABC transporter permease, which encodes MELFFQQVFNGVMLGSTYAMVALGLTLVFGILHVPNFAHGNLYMLGAYVTFFLITYVGFGFWVALLFSMILLGLTGMLVERLVFRPLEKQPDINMFISAIGLLLFLENFVIVFWGASGKRIENPYPDAVQFLGVTTSEQRLIVILAAIIFIVLLQLFIKKTVHGITIEAVAQDREGAQLMGINVNWVSSMTFGISSALAAAAASLVAPIFMITPTMGAFLVMKAFVIIILGGLGSMKGAIMGGYILGLIEALGGGYISAAYKDVFAFGALVLILAIKPTGLFGKESA